The Glycine soja cultivar W05 chromosome 8, ASM419377v2, whole genome shotgun sequence genome has a window encoding:
- the LOC114422223 gene encoding uncharacterized protein LOC114422223 encodes MDITAFKSLNIPFPTFPSKFSPFRPFSFFHFKPFRTPSSPRFISHCSLNGSAEITSKEGTLPRGVGEAVNEASSSKILQVVLVSPQIPGNTGCIARTCAASAVGLHLVGPLGFQVDDTKLKRAGLDYWPYVVVKIHDSWEDFRNYFRQQEGEKRLLAFTKRGTKIHSEFSYRKGDYLIFGSETSGLPPEALLDCKTEPFGGGTIKIPMVETYVRCLNLSVSVGIALYEASRQLNYESLQVPSESCIDTTEESFIAEDIFA; translated from the exons ATGGACATCACTGCCTTCAAATCcctcaacattccatttccaacCTTTCCATcaaaattttctccttttcgtCCATTCAGTTTCTTTCACTTCAAACCTTTTCGCACTCCTTCCTCACCTCGCTTCATCTCCCATTGCTCTCTca ATGGGTCAGCAGAGATAACAAGCAAGGAAGGTACTTTGCCTCGTGGCGTTGGAGAGGCAGTGAATGAAGCGTCAAGTTCCAAGATTCTTCAGGTTGTGCTCGTGTCCCCTCAG ATTCCAGGAAACACTGGGTGCATTGCTAGAACTTGTGCAGCATCAGCTGTTGGATTACACTTAGTTGGG CCATTAGGATTTCAGGTGGATGATACTAAACTAAAGCGTGCTGGGTTGGATTACTGGCC ATATGTGGTTGTTAAAATTCACGATTCTTGGGAAGATTTTCGTAATTATTTTAGGCAACAG GAGGGTGAAAAACGGTTGCTAGCATTTACAAAGAGAGGAACAAAAATTCATTCT GAGTTTTCCTACAGAAAAGGTGATTATCTAATATTCGGCTCTGAAACTAGTGGCCTGCCTCCTGAAGCCTTGCTAGACTGCAAAACAGAACCATTTGGTGGTGGAACTATCAAGATTCCAATGGTTGAGACTTATGTCAGATGTTTGAATCTATCTGTAAGTGTTGGCATAGCTTTGTATGAAGCTTCTAGACAACTAAACTATGAGTCACTTCAGGTACCTTCAGAAAGCTGTATTGATACTACTGAGGAATCATTTATTGCTGAAGACATTTTTGCTTGA